A genomic stretch from Syntrophorhabdaceae bacterium includes:
- a CDS encoding YhjD/YihY/BrkB family envelope integrity protein translates to MYDKFIRTISYSLLIVRESIRSFQKNNNLDEAASLAYYGFFAFIPLFFIAISIFSVEFTSSKTLVVGVEKMAGRIIPQFGKVLFDEAYFLAKHRNAIGIFGFIMLFWAITPLVNAIRRAFSGIFRIEKQVPFLRSMTIDVLAASVIVLLFAAILTSELFFDVMAETTLKGDTFALAVIDYVAPPIVTFMSMLFFYAIFSPVRLSAGYLVIASFFSAVFWTLIKEIFSRFLVMNPNYGFAFGSLKAIFIIILWSYFSFLVMLFGAELLANMRNKDLLLLKNIFLDVPISRKVKKGLRERFVKTYDSDEEIFRDGDPADSMFYVIAGSVGINRDQGATGIVKEGEYFGGLSMFLNEPRTDTAIALDPGTEVVVISKENFHAIVRENPNIIFSILKDMAASLKIGG, encoded by the coding sequence ATGTACGATAAATTCATAAGAACAATAAGTTACTCCTTGCTCATTGTCAGGGAATCAATAAGATCCTTTCAGAAAAATAATAACCTCGATGAGGCTGCATCACTTGCCTATTATGGTTTTTTTGCATTTATCCCCCTTTTCTTCATTGCCATCTCTATTTTCAGCGTTGAGTTTACTTCATCGAAGACACTGGTCGTCGGTGTTGAAAAGATGGCCGGCAGGATCATCCCCCAGTTCGGCAAGGTACTCTTCGATGAGGCCTATTTTCTTGCGAAACATAGAAACGCAATAGGGATCTTTGGTTTTATCATGCTCTTCTGGGCTATCACGCCCCTTGTCAACGCAATACGAAGGGCATTTTCAGGGATCTTCAGGATAGAGAAACAGGTGCCTTTTCTGAGATCGATGACCATTGATGTCCTTGCCGCATCTGTCATAGTATTGCTTTTTGCCGCGATCCTCACCAGCGAACTATTTTTCGATGTCATGGCAGAGACCACCCTGAAGGGTGATACCTTTGCCCTCGCTGTCATCGATTATGTGGCCCCTCCCATTGTGACCTTTATGTCGATGCTCTTTTTTTATGCAATCTTTTCCCCTGTCAGATTAAGTGCAGGTTATCTTGTGATCGCTTCATTTTTTTCAGCAGTCTTCTGGACATTGATAAAAGAGATATTTTCGAGATTTCTCGTTATGAATCCCAATTATGGTTTTGCCTTCGGTTCTCTGAAAGCGATCTTTATCATAATACTCTGGTCCTACTTCTCTTTTCTGGTTATGCTTTTTGGCGCCGAGCTGCTGGCGAACATGAGAAACAAGGACCTCCTTCTTCTGAAAAATATCTTCCTTGATGTGCCCATCTCCAGAAAGGTGAAGAAAGGACTTCGTGAAAGGTTTGTGAAAACCTACGACAGCGATGAAGAGATCTTTCGTGACGGGGACCCGGCAGACAGCATGTTTTATGTCATTGCGGGATCAGTTGGCATCAACAGGGATCAGGGCGCCACGGGCATCGTGAAAGAGGGGGAATATTTCGGCGGGCTCTCCATGTTTCTCAACGAGCCGAGGACAGATACCGCGATTGCTCTCGATCCCGGAACGGAGGTTGTTGTCATATCGAAAGAAAACTTTCATGCCATTGTCAGAGAAAATCCAAATATCATTTTCAGCATCCTGAAGGACATGGCCGCCAGTTTAAAGATCGGGGGCTGA
- a CDS encoding MFS transporter, translating to MKKGLERFHRYRWYIFSILAAQYLIVYFQRVAPAVVAQELIDAFEISGTSLGLLASAYFYPYALTQIPVGILSDSWGPKKTLIVFGSVASFGAVFFGLAPRFEFAFAARAFVGLGVSAVFVSAMRIFAEWYRGIELARISGAFMAIGGLGWFAATTPLALLSQAFGWRMSFIVTGTVSIVFTVMTWRVVEDRPAKKGLPGLVEHAGNGIPVKRNVPGDLKVILQDRHFWSIAIWFIVRGGALFGFFGLWAGPYLMDVYQLSKSSTGNILSMVAFAMIFLSPVIGHLSDKTLTSRKKVLVGTSILNSICWLIMLLFYKTLPVPALYVLFFLMGVTISSVGTIAIIATKELFPAEISGTSMGTMNIFPFIGGIIFQPLMGYVLDSAGKTQGMYPPSAYRMIIWLLFITSLIALVSITRSRETLKKLPGERWKVKGGRI from the coding sequence TTCACAGATACCGCTGGTATATCTTCTCGATACTTGCCGCACAGTATCTCATCGTCTATTTTCAGAGGGTCGCACCGGCCGTCGTGGCGCAGGAATTGATCGATGCCTTCGAGATATCAGGTACAAGCCTCGGATTGCTTGCCTCTGCGTATTTTTATCCTTATGCCCTTACCCAGATACCGGTAGGTATCCTGTCTGATTCGTGGGGACCAAAGAAGACCCTTATCGTGTTTGGTTCCGTCGCATCCTTCGGGGCTGTCTTTTTCGGTCTTGCGCCGCGTTTTGAGTTTGCCTTTGCTGCAAGGGCCTTTGTGGGACTTGGTGTCTCGGCCGTATTTGTTTCGGCGATGAGGATATTCGCTGAGTGGTACAGGGGTATTGAGCTGGCGCGGATATCAGGCGCCTTTATGGCTATCGGAGGCCTGGGATGGTTCGCAGCAACAACGCCGCTTGCGCTTCTCTCCCAGGCATTTGGCTGGAGGATGTCCTTTATTGTGACAGGTACGGTATCCATTGTGTTCACCGTTATGACATGGCGTGTCGTTGAAGACAGGCCTGCGAAAAAAGGGCTGCCCGGTCTTGTTGAACATGCCGGCAATGGCATACCCGTGAAGAGGAACGTTCCAGGTGACCTGAAGGTCATCTTGCAGGATAGACATTTCTGGTCCATTGCCATATGGTTCATTGTAAGAGGCGGGGCGCTCTTCGGCTTCTTCGGGCTCTGGGCGGGACCCTATCTCATGGACGTCTATCAGTTGTCGAAAAGCTCTACGGGGAATATCCTCTCCATGGTCGCCTTCGCGATGATATTCTTAAGCCCGGTCATCGGGCATCTTTCAGATAAAACATTGACGAGCAGGAAAAAGGTTCTTGTGGGCACGTCGATACTCAACTCCATATGCTGGCTGATTATGCTGCTCTTTTATAAAACGCTGCCGGTCCCGGCATTATACGTGCTCTTTTTTCTGATGGGTGTAACGATCAGTTCAGTGGGCACCATAGCTATTATTGCAACAAAGGAGCTTTTCCCTGCCGAGATCTCAGGTACGTCTATGGGAACGATGAACATCTTCCCTTTTATCGGCGGGATCATCTTTCAACCCCTCATGGGGTATGTTCTCGACAGCGCAGGCAAGACACAGGGTATGTACCCGCCGTCCGCATACAGGATGATCATATGGCTTCTCTTTATTACCAGCCTCATTGCCCTCGTAAGCATCACGCGCTCAAGGGAAACGCTGAAGAAGCTGCCAGGTGAAAGGTGGAAGGTGAAAGGTGGAAGGATTTAA
- a CDS encoding PaaI family thioesterase: MKEELLRKLAKDTPYFEYLGIEVIEISEGYAKLQLYFEDHLTHPFGYFHGGALASLADSAGVNAVLTLLREDEKIATLEMKINYFVPVKDMVVYAEGRVVHKGKRFAVADVDVKNVNGELAAKAIVTCAIS; this comes from the coding sequence ATGAAAGAGGAACTGCTACGCAAACTGGCAAAAGACACACCTTACTTTGAATATCTCGGTATTGAAGTCATTGAGATTAGCGAAGGGTATGCAAAGCTCCAGCTCTATTTTGAAGACCACCTGACGCATCCCTTTGGCTACTTTCACGGTGGGGCTCTTGCAAGCCTTGCGGATTCAGCAGGCGTCAATGCCGTATTGACCCTCCTGCGTGAAGATGAAAAGATCGCCACCCTTGAGATGAAGATAAATTATTTTGTGCCCGTCAAGGATATGGTTGTCTATGCCGAAGGCAGGGTCGTACACAAGGGAAAAAGATTTGCAGTGGCCGATGTGGACGTAAAAAACGTAAACGGTGAATTGGCTGCCAAGGCCATTGTAACCTGTGCGATCTCCTGA